A region from the Lycium barbarum isolate Lr01 chromosome 8, ASM1917538v2, whole genome shotgun sequence genome encodes:
- the LOC132607286 gene encoding nudix hydrolase 20, chloroplastic-like, which translates to MGCYNLYRSISLRLPHFISYTQIIPTILSVKSPFYPSRRQKLRSFAILAGNNSFTWNDVLQVSESPPNDDSTLTDFFDKIKLCNRNSEKQCEFMPFVIDQQIIGYVHHRFADFLKPYHNVFIFPQDNTYDSNFGCHCTLHPNVRTPTDRTKAVANVIKSLGELIPGIRNELYPVASAFGEPIFFSLERAAAPYFGIKAYGVHMNGYLEKDEQKFLWLGKRSEQKSTYPGMLDHLVAGGLPHGISCGENLIKECEEEAGIPRSISHKAVPVGAVSYIDLEGYRMKRDILFCYDLKLPDGFIPHNEDGEVESFRLIPVTQVANIIRKTPFFKANCNLVIIDFLFRHGNIRPEEFGYLRLLQSLRSGYCS; encoded by the exons ATGGGTTGCTACAACTTATATCGTTCCATTTCCCTGAGGCTCCCTCACTTTATTTCTTATACCCAAATTATCCCTACCATTCTGAGTGTTAAATCCCCATTTTACCCTTCCCGACGGCAGAAATTACGTTCATTTGCCATTTTAGCCGGAAATAATAGCTTCACGTGGAATGACGTTCTTCAAGTATCTGAATCTCCTCCAAATGACGATTCTACCCTCACAGATTTTTTCGATAAAATCAAGCTTTGTAATCGCAATTCG GAGAAGCAATGTGAGTTCATGCCTTTTGTGATTGACCAACAAATAATTGGCTATGTTCACCATCG GTTTGCTGATTTTCTGAAGCCATATCACAATGTATTCATTTTCCCACAAGATAATACCTACGATAGCAATTTCGGATGTCATTGCACTTTGCATCCAAACGTGAGGACACCCACGGATCGAACTAAAGCTGTAGCCAATGTCATTAAGTCTTTGGGCGAACTCATCCCGGGCATAAGAAATGAG TTATATCCAGTTGCTTCAGCTTTCGGGGAACCAATATTTTTCTCATTGGAACGAGCTGCTGCGCCATACTTTGGGATAAAG GCTTATGGAGTTCATATGAATGGCTATCTTGAGAAAGATGAGCAGAAATTTCTATGGCTAGGGAAGAGAAGTGAACAAAAATCCACCTATCCTGGAATGCTGGATCATTTAGTCGCGGGGGGATTG CCACATGGTATTTCTTGTGGAGAAAATCTTATTAAGGAATGTGAAGAGGAGGCAGGGATACCAAGATCTATTTCCCATAA AGCTGTGCCCGTTGGAGCTGTGTCTTACATTGACCTAGAAGGATATAGGATGAAGAGAGACATCCTCTTTTGTTATGATCTTAAACTTCCTGATGGCTTCATTCCTCATAATGAGG ATGGGGAGGTAGAAAGCTTTCGACTGATCCCAGTCACACAAGTAGCAAATATCATCCGAAAAACGCCATTCTTTAAAGCAAACTGCAATCTTGTCATTATTGATTTCCTTTTCAGGCATGG GAACATCAGACCGGAAGAGTTTGGGTACCTGAGGCTACTGCAGAGTTTGAGAAGTGGGTATTGCTCCTAA
- the LOC132607287 gene encoding probable small nuclear ribonucleoprotein F, with the protein MATVPVNPKPFLNNLTGKPVMVKLKWGMEYKGYLVSVDSYMNLQLANAEEYIDGVSSGSLGEILIRCNNVLYLRGVPEDEELEDADRD; encoded by the exons ATGGCG ACCGTACCAGTTAATCCAAAGCCTTTTCTGAACAATTTGACTGGAAAGCCTGTGATGGTAAAGCTAAAGTGGGGAATGGAGTACAAAG GGTATCTGGTCTCTGTGGATTCATACATGAACTTGCAG CTTGCAAATGCAGAAGAATACATTGATGGAGTAAGCTCCGGCTCTCTCGGAGAGATCCTGATTAG ATGTAATAATGTCCTGTATCTCCGTGGTGTACCTGAggatgaagaactagaagatgctGACCGCGACTAG
- the LOC132607289 gene encoding co-chaperone protein p23-2 isoform X2: MSRHPEVLWAQRSEKVYLTISLPDAKEVSLKCEPDGVFNFSAVGVHGDPFSVTLQLYGNISPERCKTNIGLRNIICSIQKEQKGWWPRLLKTEEKPAPYLKVDWNKWCDEDDEEYSDSDDDGVVYTGEDEESSDDGGMLYLPDLEKARGN; the protein is encoded by the exons ATGAG TCGTCATCCAGAAGTTCTTTGGGCTCAACGATCGGAGAAAGTTTACTTGACCATATCATTGCCTGATGCTAAAGAAGTATCGTTGAAATGTGAGCCAGATGGTGTTTTTAATTTCTCTGCTGTTGGTGTTCATGGCGATCCCTTCTCCGTTACTCTCCAACTCTATGGGAATATTTCCCCTGAG CGCTGTAAAACTAATATTGGGCTGAGAAATATCATCTGCTCAATCCAAAAGGAGCAAAAAGGCTGGTGGCCAAGATTATTGAAGACTGAAGAGAAGCCCGCTCCATACCTCAAGGTCGATTGGAACAAATGGTGTGATGAAGATGACGAAGAATATT CGGACTCTGATGATGATGGTGTTGTG TACACCGGAGAAGATGAGGAGAGCAGCGATGATGGAGGAATGCTCT ATCTTCCAGACCTGGAAAAGGCTAGAGGAAATTAA
- the LOC132607288 gene encoding ABSCISIC ACID-INSENSITIVE 5-like protein 2 → MGSQGGGGGGGGGGGGNGDGATQAQEPNTNALARQGSLYSLTLDEVQNQLGDLGKPLSSMNLDELLKTVWTVEASQGMGGGTDYEAHGQVASGSSLLPGDLSKKTVDQVWQDIQQGRKKDNNNNNNIDNRKAHGERQITLGEMTLEDFLVKAGVVAESTPGKKSSGSGSVLGVDTMAMPQQNVQQQAQWSQYQIQPMHQLPPVFMPGHPVPQPLTIVPNPTIDATYPESQMAMSPTALMGTLSDTQTPGRKRVAPGDVVEKTVERRQKRMIKNRESAARSRARKQAYTHELENKVSRLEEENERLKRQKAIEKVLPSVPPPEPKYQLRRTSSAPF, encoded by the exons ATGGGATCTCAagggggtggtgggggtgggggtgggggtgggggtggtaaTGGTGATGGTGCAACTCAAGCACAAGAACCAAATACAAATGCTTTGGCTAGGCAAGGATCATTATATAGTTTAACTCTTGATgaggttcaaaatcaattaggggATTTAGGGAAACCATTAAGTAGTATGAATCTTGATGAGCTTCTTAAGACTGTATGGACTGTTGAGGCTAGTCAAGGAATGGGAGGGGGAACGGATTACGAGGCGCACGGTCAGGTTGCTTCGGGTAGTTCTCTTCTGCCAGGTGATCTGAGCAAGAAGACTGTTGATCAGGTGTGGCAGGATATTCAACAGGGGCGTAAAaaggataataataataataataatatcgaTAATAGGAAAGCTCACGGGGAGAGGCAGATTACTCTTGGTGAAATGACACTTGAGGATTTTTTGGTTAAGGCCGGAGTGGTTGCTGAGTCAACTCCGGGGAAGAAAAGTTCGGGTTCGGGCTCAGTTTTAGGGGTTGATACAATGGCAATGCCACAACAGAATGTTCAACAACAAGCTCAATGGTCACAATATCAGATCCAGccaatgcatcagctaccaccGGTTTTTATGCCTGGCCATCCGGTTCCACAACCTTTGACTATTGTTCCGAACCCAACGATAGATGCAACTTATCCCGAATCTCAGATGGCGATGTCCCCAACTGCTCTAATGGGCACATTATCGGACACACAAACACCTGGAAGAAAAAGAGTTGCACCGGGCGATGTGGTTGAGAAGACTGTTGAAAGGAGGCAGAAGAGGATGATTAAGAATAGGGAATCTGCAGCGAGGTCACGAGCAAGGAAGCAG GCTTACACACATGAACTGGAGAACAAGGTTTCACGGCTCGAAGAGGAAAATGAAAGGCTCAAGAGACAGAAG GCGATAGAGAAGGTGTTACCAAGTGTTCCACCTCCAGAGCCCAAGTATCAGCTGCGCAGAACAAGCTCCGCTCCCTTCTAA
- the LOC132607289 gene encoding co-chaperone protein p23-2 isoform X1, producing the protein MNCYLGSKLEKQQWKLIQWTTQTLSKNEVKILKKMCSRHPEVLWAQRSEKVYLTISLPDAKEVSLKCEPDGVFNFSAVGVHGDPFSVTLQLYGNISPERCKTNIGLRNIICSIQKEQKGWWPRLLKTEEKPAPYLKVDWNKWCDEDDEEYSDSDDDGVVYTGEDEESSDDGGMLYLPDLEKARGN; encoded by the exons ATGAACTGCTACTTGGGCTCTAAACTCGAAAAACAGCAGTGGAAACTGATACAGTGGACGACACAAACCTTGTCCAAAAATGAG gtgaaaattttgaaaaaaatgtgCAGTCGTCATCCAGAAGTTCTTTGGGCTCAACGATCGGAGAAAGTTTACTTGACCATATCATTGCCTGATGCTAAAGAAGTATCGTTGAAATGTGAGCCAGATGGTGTTTTTAATTTCTCTGCTGTTGGTGTTCATGGCGATCCCTTCTCCGTTACTCTCCAACTCTATGGGAATATTTCCCCTGAG CGCTGTAAAACTAATATTGGGCTGAGAAATATCATCTGCTCAATCCAAAAGGAGCAAAAAGGCTGGTGGCCAAGATTATTGAAGACTGAAGAGAAGCCCGCTCCATACCTCAAGGTCGATTGGAACAAATGGTGTGATGAAGATGACGAAGAATATT CGGACTCTGATGATGATGGTGTTGTG TACACCGGAGAAGATGAGGAGAGCAGCGATGATGGAGGAATGCTCT ATCTTCCAGACCTGGAAAAGGCTAGAGGAAATTAA